A window of Jaculus jaculus isolate mJacJac1 unplaced genomic scaffold, mJacJac1.mat.Y.cur mat_scaffold_140_1_98673_arrow_ctg1, whole genome shotgun sequence contains these coding sequences:
- the LOC123457249 gene encoding vomeronasal type-2 receptor 116-like, translating to MQDDCIFDIYLQKEHIPEGFFMYLLNEKTGYNCDDNLGPNLQFVHIIKFSQKNESSKGLPIRRFQHVLALIFALEDINHNSQLLHNVSLQLHSISKICKSFSVFGIEDEIPNLMKDAPNYMCEQKACQIALTGPSWAGSARLAPLMQLYARPQISYGPFHPTLSDREKFPYLYQVAPKDTNLPLAMVSLMLHFSWTWVELFISEDDQGFQFLSNLRVEMQRYGICLAYVNMIPMNADITLTFFINMRYPIFTSSANAVVIYGDINPIMEMSFRKWECLGTWRIWVTTSQWDLLPCKGNFIRFSFRWSFTFVHHHGEISSLKPFIQTMNFSKYTENINSVGSRWIGFNCSLYKSYYEKLNNYSSNPSLEWFSRHSFDMDMDEEFYNIYNAVYAVAHALHEMILQQVDSQRIGNEFMKYGSCTQVHAFLKNVLFINPIGDVVNMNPKGQVSDEYDVLNIWNFPHGIDLKVKLGQFSPHFPHGQQLYLPEDTAVWDTGSRQILPSVCSVPCRPGFKKYHQEGQAACCFNCYRCPKNEISNETDREQCVKCPGNQYANVQQTNCLQKSVSYLSYEEPLGMTLACLSLGFSVLTVLVLGVFWKHQDTPIVKANNRTLSYILLISLNCCFLCSLLFIGRPNTVTCILQQITFGVLFTVAVSTVLAKTVTVVLAFKVTTPGRRMRGLLVSGAPNYIIPTCTLVQITLCAVWLGTSPPFIDTDAHSEYEHIIIVCNKGSVTGFYCVLGYLGSVAIVSFMVAFLARNLPDTFNEAKFLTFSMLVFCSVWVTFLPVYQSSQGKFMVAVEVFSILASSAGLLGCIFVPKCYIILLRRDRISLPKVTYKINS from the exons ATTGCCAATCAGAAGGTTCCAGCATGTGCTGGCATTGATTTTTGCCTTGGAAGATATTAACCATAACTCCCAGCTACTACACAATGTGTCGTTGCAATTGCATTCCATTTCTAAGATTTGTAAGAGTTTTTCTGTGTTTGGTATTGAAGATGAAATTCCAAATCTCATGAAGGATGCTCCGAATTATATGTGTGAGCAGAAAGCATGTCAGATAGCACTTACAGGACCCTCATGGGCAGGATCTGCCAGACTAGCACCACTCATGCAGCTCTATGCAAGGCCACAG ATTTCCTACGGACCATTTCATCCTACACTAAGTGACCGGGAGAAGTTTCCTTATCTTTATCAGGTGGCTCCCAAGGATACAAACCTGCCCCTTGCCATGGTTTCCTTGATGCTTCATTTCAGCTGGACATGGGTGGAGCTGTTCATCTCAGAAGATGACCAAGGCTTTCAATTTCTCTCTAACCTGAGAGTAGAAATGCAAAGATATGGCATCTGTCTAGCATATGTGAATATGATCCCTATGAACGCAGATATAACATTGACATTTTTTATAAATATGCGTTATCCAATCTTCACATCATCGGCAAATGCTGTTGTCATTTATGGTGACATTAACCCTATTATGGAAATGAGCTTTAGAAAATGGGAATGTTTAGGCACATGGAGAATCTGGGTCACCACCTCACAGTGGGATCTCCTCCCATGTAAAGGAAACTTCATCCGTTTCTCATTCCGTTGGTCTTTCACTTTCGTACACCACCATGGTGAGATTTCTAGTTTAAAACCTTTTATCCAGACAATGAACTTTTCCAAATATACAGAAAACATTAATTCTGTAGGATCAAGGTGGATAGGTTTTAATTGTTCTCTCTACAAATCGTACTATGAAAAACTGAACAACTATTCTTCCAACCCTTCACTGGAGTGGTTTTCAAGGCACAGCTTTGACATGGACATGGATGAAGAATTTTACAACATCTACAATGCTGTGTATGCTGTGGCCCATGCCCTCCATGAAATGATTCTTCAACAAGTAGATTCTCAGAGGATAGGAAATGAGTTTATGAAATATGGTTCATGCACTCAG GTACATGCTTTTCTGAAGAATGTTCTCTTTATTAACCCTATTGGAGATGTAGTGAATATGAACCCCAAAGGACAAGTAAGTGATGAGTATGATGTTCTCAACATTTGGAATTTCCCCCATGGAATTGATTTAAAGGTGAAATTAGGACAGTTTTCCCCACATTTTCCACATGGTCAGCAGTTGTATTTACCTGAAGACACGGCAGTGTGGGACACAGGAAGTAGACAG ATCCTGCCTTCAGTGTGCAGTGTGCCATGCCGTCCTGGGTTCAAGAAATACCATCAAGAGGGACAAGCAGCCTGCTGCTTCAATTGCTATCGGTGCCCAAAAAATGAGATTTCCAATGAGACAG ACAGGGAGCAGTGTGTGAAGTGTCCAGGTAACCAGTACGCTAATGTACAGCAAACCAACTGCCTGCAGAAATCTGTGAGCTACTTGTCTTATGAAGAACCCTTGGGGATGACTCTTGCCTGCCTGTCACTAGGCTTCTCTGTACTCACAGTTCTTGTTCTTGGGGTGTTTTGGAAGCACCAAGACACTCCCATCGTGAAAGCCAATAACCGCACCCTCAGCTACATTCTGCTCATCTCCCTCAACTGCTGTTTTCTCTGCTCCTTGCTCTTCATTGGACGTCCCAACACTGTTACCTGCATCCTGCAGCAGATCACATTTGGAGTTCTCTTCACTGTGGCTGTTTCCACTGTCTTGGCCAAAACAGTTACTGTGGTCCTGGCCTTCAAGGTCACCACTCCAGGAAGAAGGATGAGGGGGCTGTTGGTATCAGGGGCACCTAACTACATCATTCCCACCTGCACCCTGGTCCAAATTACTCTCTGTGCAGTGTGGCTAGGAACATCTCCTCCCTTTATTGACACAGATGCACACTCTGAATATGAACATATCATCATCGTCTGCAACAAGGGCTCAGTCACTGGCTTCTACTGTGTCCTGGGATACCTTGGATCTGTAGCCATAGTGAGCTTCATGGTGGCTTTCTTGGCCAGGAACCTGCCTGACACCTTCAATGAAGCCAAGTtcctgaccttcagcatgctggtgttctgcagtgtgtgggtcaccttcctccctgtctaccaAAGCAGCCAAGGAAAATTCATGGTGGCTGTGGAAGTCTTTTCAATCCTGGCCTCCAGTGCTGGGTTATTGGGTTGCATCTTTGTCCCCAAGTGCTACATTATTTTGCTACGACGAGATAGAATTTCTCTTCCCAAGGTCACATACAAAATCAATTCTTGA